One window of the uncultured Paludibaculum sp. genome contains the following:
- a CDS encoding cupin domain-containing protein, whose product MGISRRDWTLLIPALTAATAAAQEQAATGLPSKVYHADTISYGGDDKKKGRRFLRGAEHSGFTFEVHETVLGPGMETHAPHKHEHEEFVILVEGMVEAFLDGKTERVEPGSVVYFGSNRMHNLRNAGAGPCRYYVIELRGKAA is encoded by the coding sequence ATGGGCATTTCACGCAGAGACTGGACTCTCCTAATTCCCGCGTTGACGGCGGCTACGGCCGCAGCGCAAGAGCAAGCCGCTACAGGTCTTCCTTCGAAGGTGTATCACGCGGACACAATCTCCTACGGCGGCGACGACAAAAAGAAGGGACGCCGGTTCCTGCGAGGGGCTGAGCACTCCGGTTTCACCTTCGAAGTGCACGAAACGGTCCTCGGACCGGGGATGGAAACGCATGCCCCGCACAAGCATGAGCACGAGGAGTTCGTAATTCTCGTAGAAGGAATGGTCGAGGCGTTTTTGGACGGCAAGACCGAGAGAGTAGAGCCAGGCTCCGTCGTGTACTTCGGCTCGAACCGCATGCACAATCTAAGGAATGCGGGCGCCGGCCCGTGCAGATACTATGTCATTGAGCTGCGCGGCAAGGCGGCCTGA